From Gimesia panareensis, the proteins below share one genomic window:
- the scpB gene encoding SMC-Scp complex subunit ScpB, translated as MFPCSASQQHAYGRANYPKLPLADAVCQHTPASGFRWNFQVRSADSNSLLFATDQEVDTRRSLKMAKVEAVLFVADSALSTRKIAQLATLANASEAKELIDQLNDALAASQSAFHIKRVATGYRMMTHPQYSFWLNKLHQRQAALKLSPPAMETLAIVVYRQPITRADIESIRGVQSAEMLKQLMDRGLVRIGGKDDSLGRPFLYETTRKFLEIFGLKNLDDLPMGEALRIRPEAPQPVDENEDSEPEKSSESEETEELTAENEDLEIEASEEEELDSFTEYEDEDSEDEDLDAA; from the coding sequence ATGTTTCCCTGTTCCGCATCTCAACAGCACGCATACGGGCGCGCTAATTATCCGAAACTTCCTCTGGCCGACGCAGTCTGCCAACACACACCGGCCAGCGGATTCCGCTGGAATTTTCAGGTCCGTTCCGCAGATTCCAACAGCCTGCTGTTTGCCACAGATCAGGAAGTGGATACCCGCCGCAGTCTGAAAATGGCCAAAGTGGAAGCGGTACTCTTCGTGGCTGACAGCGCGCTGTCCACGCGCAAGATTGCCCAGTTGGCTACACTGGCCAATGCTTCGGAAGCCAAAGAACTCATCGATCAACTCAACGACGCTCTGGCCGCCAGCCAGTCCGCCTTTCATATCAAGCGGGTTGCCACCGGTTACCGTATGATGACCCACCCCCAGTACTCGTTCTGGCTGAATAAACTCCACCAGCGGCAGGCGGCTCTCAAACTCTCTCCCCCCGCCATGGAAACGCTGGCCATCGTCGTCTATCGCCAGCCCATCACCCGGGCAGACATCGAATCGATCCGCGGGGTTCAGAGTGCAGAAATGCTCAAACAGTTGATGGACCGCGGCCTGGTTCGCATCGGCGGCAAAGACGATTCCCTCGGGCGTCCCTTCCTGTATGAAACAACACGGAAATTCCTGGAAATCTTCGGTCTGAAAAATCTGGACGATCTCCCCATGGGAGAGGCGCTCCGCATCAGACCCGAGGCACCACAGCCCGTTGACGAAAATGAAGACAGCGAGCCAGAAAAATCCAGTGAGTCTGAGGAAACAGAAGAACTCACAGCAGAAAATGAAGACCTGGAAATAGAGGCATCCGAAGAAGAGGAACTGGATTCGTTCACAGAATATGAAGATGAGGACTCAGAAGACGAAGACCTCGATGCCGCCTGA